One Streptosporangium sp. NBC_01495 DNA window includes the following coding sequences:
- a CDS encoding SapB/AmfS family lanthipeptide, with protein MVLLDLQSLEAPTGGHGGGGGGGSTLTVLGCQSGKPSNLSVVLCH; from the coding sequence ATGGTTCTTCTCGACCTGCAGTCCCTGGAGGCCCCCACCGGCGGCCACGGCGGCGGCGGTGGCGGCGGTAGCACCCTCACGGTCCTCGGCTGCCAGTCCGGCAAGCCCAGCAACCTGAGCGTCGTCCTCTGCCACTAG